TATATAGATGATTCAATTTTGTTTTTAGAATTCACCAATTAATATATCTAAATCGATGGTAATTTCATTTATTGCTACGTCTTCATTATTTTCTATATGCCAACCTAATGGAGTCATTTCCAGCAGTTTCGGTAGTAAGTGATGTTCTAACGGCTGATTATATGTGATTCGTTCGATATGAACATTTGAAAATTGATCTTTAAATAATGAAACCGTTTGTTCATTCGAATATTGCTCTTTTTCAGATTTGGCAAATGCCAGCTCTCTTAACTGCTGCAAGTAACTTGCTTGTGGTACCACTTTGATAACCTTCCCATTTGGCTTTAATATTCTTTTAAATTCATTGTAATTAGCTGGAGATAGGAAATTTAAAATATAATCAATTGATTGTGCCTGAAATGGGCTATTGGCAAGATCACCAACACACCAAATTTGACGCTCATAATGTTTCGCAGCGGTAAAGATTCCTTCTTTTGATATATCAATACCAAGGGATACAACCTGTGGATGTAGCTTTTCACAAATTTTTGCCAAGTGTGTTCCTTCACCACAGCCGGTGTCTAGTATTGATTGTACATTAGAATCGACTAGATTTGCGATTTTTTCATGTACAGGATTGTATAGTCCACTTTGAATAATTTCATAACGAGATTGAAATAACTCTTTGCTATACATTGAATGAACCGCTTTAGTCATAAAGTTTACATACCCTTGTTTCGCTATATCGAAGGAATGGTTTTGTTCACAAGTAATGTTTCCATTTTCTTGAACCACCATATTCGTTTTACATATTGGACATTGAAATAGGGTTTCATTTTCCTTCATATAAGAAATGCTGAATTCTCTTTTAGAAAGTTTCGCCATGTTGGTTTCTCCTTCTTGTTTCATTTGTTGTATCATAACATGCCTACCCTATTGTATACATATACTCCCATACACAATAAAAGAGTCATAAAAAATGACTCTAATAAATAAGCTATTTTTGTTTTACTAGTTTACTAAGGCTTTGAGCAATTGTTTCAATTTCAGTTTTAGTGATTGTGCTATCTTTAT
Above is a genomic segment from Lysinibacillus sp. PLM2 containing:
- a CDS encoding methyltransferase; amino-acid sequence: MAKLSKREFSISYMKENETLFQCPICKTNMVVQENGNITCEQNHSFDIAKQGYVNFMTKAVHSMYSKELFQSRYEIIQSGLYNPVHEKIANLVDSNVQSILDTGCGEGTHLAKICEKLHPQVVSLGIDISKEGIFTAAKHYERQIWCVGDLANSPFQAQSIDYILNFLSPANYNEFKRILKPNGKVIKVVPQASYLQQLRELAFAKSEKEQYSNEQTVSLFKDQFSNVHIERITYNQPLEHHLLPKLLEMTPLGWHIENNEDVAINEITIDLDILIGEF